In Solanum lycopersicum chromosome 3, SLM_r2.1, the genomic stretch ACAAACCTTGCTCAGAGCATTAATGGCCATAATTATCTGCTGGATATTTGTGATCTTTGCTGGAGACTCTTCAGGATTTTGGGCTTTGGCATTTACGAGCAAATCCTCAACCTGTGAGATGTATCTAAAGTCAGTTCATCTAATTAACAGAAGCAAGTGACCATAAATACTCGTATTCCATATTAAACATGCAAGCACCATTTATACCATTTGAATGCATATGTGCATCAATCAAGCTAATCAAAATCCAAAGAACATTCAATTTACAGTCTTTGGCTAATGAAATGACCTGCTGACAAAGAGGAGTAAGCAAGGCGGTCAGGTACTCTGACTGCTTTTCAAGTGGTACATCTTCCATTCCAATTAATAAGCCAATCGCCTACAACATGACATGAGTGTGAGTAAGGAAGTAGGCCAGCAAATCGAAAAAATCTCTGATGCACGTGTCCTGAGAACATGACCGTGTCTGCAGATCTACCTCAAAAATGTGACTACCATCTTCACAACCTGAGAGCCCCTTAGTGACAGCATAAATTGTTGTGAATTGAGCAACTGTATCTTGCAAACTCTGAATGAACATATCAAGTGAGTAATTTAGAAATAGAATCCAAAGAAAATGAGATCTTCCCACAGACAGAAACTTGGGAGATGAAATGGGGGCAAGGGGGTGGGAAAATCATACCTGCAGAATAGTCTCTATGTAGGGTACAAGTTTTGCTTTGAGCAGCTTCACAATCCTCATGAAAAGATAACTTGCCCTTCGACTCACATTGCTATTTGGGTGGTGTATGCCTCTTTCATCGAGAAAGGCACTCAAAACCAAAGGTATGTATTGAGTATTCTCCTGAAAAAACTTCATATACCTCGTTACTGTTTCCAAGTAGATAAGTGCAACAAGCCTGTTGTTGTGGCAAGGGAACTTTGTCGACAAAAGCATTGGTATTAGTTCTCCCAAGAGACCATTTCCTGTTTTCATTGTTTCATCACTAAGTGATTCCCCAAAGGCATATAGGAGAGAGAGTGCAGCTTCTATCTCCTCAACATTCACATCTCCATTAGATGCAACAGCACTAGCTAAGGAGTTCCTGATGAAAAGCTGAGTTGCATCAGGTGCTACACGGCCCACACTCCGAAGTAGAACAAACAAATCTTTCCTAAACTCAGTCATCCGATCTTCCTCTTCCTTTCCTGTTTTGTCCAACATATCGAGGTTATTGCGATACGCTGGGTCAAATCGGATCTGGGACCGAATAACATCCAGTATCTGACCTACATGAAGTGATTGTGTCTCGGTCAATGGAGCCAGACTCTTCAATGTGCCAACATACCCAGAGAGGAACTGCACAATACTGAAGGTTTCATCAATTTCACAATTTTGCATTACATAGAAAACAGAGGGTAAAACCTCATTCAATAGTTCAGTTGAGACAGCTTTCCCATCCTCGGAGTTCAAACGCTTTGAACACTCCAAAACCTCAGTTGAATATCCAGTAAGCAAAGAAGAAACACTTGAGACCAACTCAGAGTCATTATCCTCTGCCACCAAACCAAAAACCTTTCTAATTTGAAGGCTCTGCAAAAGAGTGAGTTTTGCTTTCGGATCCATGCGCTTAGCAGCAACAGCGTGGATGCAACCAGCAGCAGCACCTCTGAGTTGATCGGGAAAACCACTCACCAACATCAACTCAAATAACAACCCGACAAACGCATCATTTGCTATCAAACCTATGTCGATCCACGAAACATACCTCCTCATAGAATCTAACACACTGCAACATAAATCTGGATCGGAATTCCTGTACATTAGAAGGATATCATACCAAGCCCTAACAACCTGAGAAATACACTGCTGCCTCATTGCATCCTTAATTTGCCCAGCGACAGCCACCTCCTCTTGGCTTCTCGGATAGTCCAAGCTAATAACTTCTTCATCCAATGCATTGAGAACCCGACAAAACATATCAATAACCACAATACCTTTACTAAGATTtgataaaaaatcaacaaatacaGAAGGCCATATCATCGGATACTCGAAACAAATTAAAGTAACCATAACCTGAGCAAGCTTATTCTTTATGAAAGCTGGACCATCCAAAACTCTTACCAAATTCTTATCATCAATGCTCTCATAACAAGCCAATGAAAACACAGATTTCCGGATAAAGGATTTCTCATCTGGACCCATTGATGAATACCGAATTCGAAGAACCTCGTGCAGACATTGTAAGCACCAGAACTGAACTTGAACCAGTTTGGAGAAACATAAACGCTCAATACATATACTACAAATTGATGGGGTTTCTTTAATTTGTTGGCAATAGCCAACTGCTTGTGCTTTAAGAGCAGAATCAACTGCCCCAGATTCATCAAAACTTATAAGTATTGCCTTTTCAAGATCATCCATAACTGTTccttaaacccctaaaccctaataaAACCTCAACAATGATcagattttttattcaaaaatcttCCTTATGAATCTGAATAATAACTTAATAATGAATTTGATTAGATACTTAAGCGTTTATTAACATAGATCTTTTGGGGCTTACCTCAAAATGCTTGCGGAAAATTTAATGGTGGGcaatcacaagattaaagaacTAGGGTTTTGTATTGAACAATGGAGTAAAACTTACGGCCCAGAATTAGGGTTTCTTAATCAAAATCACTGAAagatttttctgattttttaaaaatttatataaaaaaaaaaaacgtagACTTGGTTAAAGTGATTGAGGAAGAAGGAGAAGACGAAGGCTTTTGTGAGATCTCTCTTTATATACTTCCTTCACTTGCCTATCAACTCTTTTTCTCTTACCTCCTCTATTTTTCCTTACTAAACAAATAATGTGCTTTTGGTTTTAAAAtttcatctaatttttttaaaattatatttattgttctCCCACTTAAATTAGAATTCGCGCAAAGAAAGGCTTTACGTTGACGTTTGACTAAATTTCGcgttcaaatttaaattaaagtcACGCGAAAGTATCTTATATTGTCGTTTGAATAAGTTTAAATTTGCATCGAAAAGTTTCATATTAGAGCAAGAGACTTCTTTACAAAACTGACTTCATAATTCGATTTggatttaaagaatataaaattgaagGTTAGGGATTAGAATACTTAGCACTTTTTTACAACACTATTAGATAATGAAAgattaagggcccgtttggatgggcttaataaaagcagctttaaaaaagtaattttgaaagtgttgaaacttatttttaaaataagcagttatgcgtttggataaaactgctaaagttgttatgccaaacgtgaaaagggaaaaatagaagaaagagatgttaggattATATGGGTaatgtcacgaccggaatctagaccccagacgagaccggcgtcgttgacctctcagaggtcgcagacaagcctacttacgtcattcttactttacatagattaattttagcggaaaatttggaatttttgattctttaatcatacttgctgaacattcttaacatttcgtaatcgttcatcatcaaccatctaacctttaagagataagcaactgaaagaaataattcattaaatattaattgtatatcggccaaaatagcaccaatacaaagtctgaaccaaaacaggaaagaaacgctagtggaacatgccccactagctcaactctaaaactacgctagaatgtaaaacagtagcatcctcgaaggcataaggacctaccaaactccggatgaatgctgacgtccaGATAGCTGCAACAAAGAACTTGTAGCTCTACCGtacacctgtgcctgcacctaaaagtagatgtttgtatggaattagtacacacttgtactaagtatgggtatatgcaagcacacaccagggacatgcatgagaaagaatagctctttcctaacaacatgatttttggaagtcaagtcggTGGACTTGCTAAAATGAGATTAGGAAGGTTATGCCacgagagtgacatgcatcattatagtTATTGTatggcacacaacacataatatcttcatataacacataacatatagcacatagtttctttcatattgttcattcatataccatgagaccttactatcatagacttaaccttaagacttcccaaaatgagggctcaacatatgggacctcaactagggagccttcttcaGCAAACACAGAGcctgcttcattcattcgttcgtatttcatttcaattcattcataggctagtgcgaacaccagctatacctaggatgtagtttaagacttccattgggtttgctgtgcaatgatcaggaatgacctaatgtcattacctaaatctagctcacctcttgattatcctatcctaacaccttcggtatcattcatttctttatatgattcatttgaggctggcctcattcattcattgggaactttaactttaaccgacatagatcatgtgagcatcatgaaatccagtgtcttccccacaccgaaaagaggtggaatcaccggccaaagcgattcaataacatgctagcgtatatgggaatttaaccccgccagatccctatagtggcaatataggttcaaagactaggagatgtatggagacccatacccggcaag encodes the following:
- the LOC101251762 gene encoding exportin-T isoform X2, whose protein sequence is MDDLEKAILISFDESGAVDSALKAQAVGYCQQIKETPSICSICIERLCFSKLVQVQFWCLQCLHEVLRIRYSSMGPDEKSFIRKSVFSLACYESIDDKNLVRVLDGPAFIKNKLAQVMVTLICFEYPMIWPSVFVDFLSNLSKGIVVIDMFCRVLNALDEEVISLDYPRSQEEVAVAGQIKDAMRQQCISQVVRAWYDILLMYRNSDPDLCCSVLDSMRRYVSWIDIGLIANDAFVGLLFELMLVSGFPDQLRGAAAGCIHAVAAKRMDPKAKLTLLQSLQIRKVFGLVAEDNDSELVSSVSSLLTGYSTEVLECSKRLNSEDGKAVSTELLNEVLPSVFYVMQNCEIDETFSIVQFLSGYVGTLKSLAPLTETQSLHVGQILDVIRSQIRFDPAYRNNLDMLDKTGKEEEDRMTEFRKDLFVLLRSVGRVAPDATQLFIRNSLASAVASNGDVNVEEIEAALSLLYAFGESLSDETMKTGNGLLGELIPMLLSTKFPCHNNRLVALIYLETVTRYMKFFQENTQYIPLVLSAFLDERGIHHPNSNVSRRASYLFMRIVKLLKAKLVPYIETILQSLQDTVAQFTTIYAVTKGLSGCEDGSHIFEAIGLLIGMEDVPLEKQSEYLTALLTPLCQQVEDLLVNAKAQNPEESPAKITNIQQIIMAINALSKGFSERLVTASRPAIGLMFKQTLDVLLRILIIYPKIEPLRCKVTSFIHRMVDILGSSVFPYLPKALEQLLAESEPKELAGFLLLLNQLICKFNTGVQDILEEVYPAIASRVFNILPRDAFPTGPGSNTEEIRELQELQRTFYTFLHVIATHDLSSVFLSSKSRAYLDPMMQLILHASCNHKDILVRKACVQIFIRLIKDWCASPYGEEKVPGFRSFVMEAFATNCCLYSVLDKSFEFRDANTLVLFGEIVLVQKVMFEKFGNDFLVHFVSKSLQSAHCPQDLAEQYCQKVQGSDIKALKSFYQSLIENLRRQQNGSLVFR
- the LOC101251762 gene encoding exportin-T isoform X1, translated to MDDLEKAILISFDESGAVDSALKAQAVGYCQQIKETPSICSICIERLCFSKLVQVQFWCLQCLHEVLRIRYSSMGPDEKSFIRKSVFSLACYESIDDKNLVRVLDGPAFIKNKLAQVMVTLICFEYPMIWPSVFVDFLSNLSKGIVVIDMFCRVLNALDEEVISLDYPRSQEEVAVAGQIKDAMRQQCISQVVRAWYDILLMYRNSDPDLCCSVLDSMRRYVSWIDIGLIANDAFVGLLFELMLVSGFPDQLRGAAAGCIHAVAAKRMDPKAKLTLLQSLQIRKVFGLVAEDNDSELVSSVSSLLTGYSTEVLECSKRLNSEDGKAVSTELLNEVLPSVFYVMQNCEIDETFSIVQFLSGYVGTLKSLAPLTETQSLHVGQILDVIRSQIRFDPAYRNNLDMLDKTGKEEEDRMTEFRKDLFVLLRSVGRVAPDATQLFIRNSLASAVASNGDVNVEEIEAALSLLYAFGESLSDETMKTGNGLLGELIPMLLSTKFPCHNNRLVALIYLETVTRYMKFFQENTQYIPLVLSAFLDERGIHHPNSNVSRRASYLFMRIVKLLKAKLVPYIETILQSLQDTVAQFTTIYAVTKGLSGCEDGSHIFEAIGLLIGMEDVPLEKQSEYLTALLTPLCQQVEDLLVNAKAQNPEESPAKITNIQQIIMAINALSKGFSERLVTASRPAIGLMFKQTLDVLLRILIIYPKIEPLRCKVTSFIHRMVDILGSSVFPYLPKALEQLLAESEPKELAGFLLLLNQLICKFNTGVQDILEEVYPAIASRVFNILPRDAFPTGPGSNTEEIRELQELQRTFYTFLHVIATHDLSSVFLSSKSRAYLDPMMQLILHASCNHKDILVRKACVQIFIRLIKDWCASPYGEEKVPGFRSFVMEAFATNCCLYSVLDKSFEFRDANTLVLFGEIVLVQKVMFEKFGNDFLVHFVSKSLQSAHCPQDLAEQYCQKVQQGSDIKALKSFYQSLIENLRRQQNGSLVFR